The proteins below come from a single Miscanthus floridulus cultivar M001 chromosome 1, ASM1932011v1, whole genome shotgun sequence genomic window:
- the LOC136488337 gene encoding 16.6 kDa heat shock protein-like, producing MEAAVARRPRVLTEIDPHSEWVHAREFDALVVDVTGFSKDQLKVQVEPSGSLKVSGERAVDGGGGRQWCHFTKRFDHPAGCCDVAAITVQLDKGMLYIQVPRRQSAAWRGTEQQPAEAEVYEDALRGESDETSDDGHGGGWNIGRVAAARRDGEHHHPLRLLARGVSRHRQVVLNVVLAVLLLWLVVFAKND from the exons ATGGAAGCGGCGGTGGCGCGTCGGCCTCGCGTCCTCACCGAGATCGACCCGCACAGCGAGTGGGTGCACGCGCGCGAGTTCGACGCGCTCGTGGTGGACGTCACAG GGTTCAGCAAGGACCAGCTGAAGGTGCAGGTGGAGCCGTCGGGGAGCCTCAAGGTGAGCGGCGAGCGCGCCGTCGACGGGGGTGGCGGCAGGCAGTGGTGCCACTTCACCAAGCGGTTCGACCACCCAGCAGGCTGCTGCGACGTCGCCGCGATCACCGTCCAGCTCGACAAGGGCATGCTCTACATCCAGGTGCCGCGCCGGCAGAGCGCTGCCTGGCGGGGCACCGAGCAGCAgccggcggaggcggaggtgtaCGAGGACGCGCTGCGAGGAGAGTCGGACGAGACCAGCGAcgacggccacggcggcggctgGAACATCGGCCgcgtggcggcggcgcggcgagacGGCGAGCATCATCACCCGCTCCGGCTGCTCGCCAGGGGCGTCAGCAGGCACCGGCAGGTGGTTCTGAACGTCGTgctcgccgtcctcctcctctggCTCGTCGTGTTCGCCAAGAACGACTGA
- the LOC136459529 gene encoding uncharacterized protein, giving the protein MQPSWGFLSLGMRDVRSSPPPVPEDVRRRAINRVHADAHKKRKDAKAAKRTKQLLAREELDKRHLEVVLGALASSPALPGRGGEANPGSAVVGSRAKANTLEAWGLGKRNVSSLVLVAMVEQAVVEATPSPLQRTKGAPGSIEDRPAPMDMEATPLPPPPPLRTRFAVAKQLPPYSRLFFFSQKRPADELPLAPLKVLKASPSSSTHWVVEAQAAIQHGAASARVDPKEPAAQGGVADAEATPTRTREGAPLPHGGEAHKSDGADVPLVAEAPRVSEAKATKDRARKTAETAVAAVVVSASSEATMVEVGAPKATKAIVMAVRPSVQEAKMKAAEALEAPLVQGSPLLRESAREAEVYPISSDDTSRAREVVDAKDAGVMEQPVLVLDEGNSALVRARPEHRGWDHPWVLWRSRDDPKGEPLFALEDAAEGRCWGTFEQYRQLAEWSLRMALSVVADELPGVAQLGGEASRATEASRVEAQCLKEEAEASRAEALRWKEKTEAYQVETRRWEQKAKGEFRGFPLLT; this is encoded by the exons atgcagccgtcgtgggggttcctttcgctg gggatgagggacgtgcgctcctctcctccgcccgttcccgaggatgtGAGGCGGCGGGCAATCAACCGCGTGCACGCCGACGCGCATAAAAAacggaaagacgccaaggcggcgaaacGCACGAAGCaactcctcgcgcgcgaggagctagataagcgccacc tggaggtggtgctcggggcattggcaagcagcccggcactcccgggaaggggaggagaagcgaaCCCAGGGTCGGCGGTTGTCGGTTCCAGGGCCAAGGCCAACACGCTCGAGGCATGGGGGTTGGGCAAGCGTAACGTTAGCTCGCTAGTCTTGGTGGCCATGGTGGAACAAGCggtggtggaggcgacgccatcgcccctgcagaggaccaaaggggcgccggggtccatcgaggaccgaccggcgccgatggatatggaggcgacgcctctgccgccgcctccgccattgcggacgaggtttgccgtggcgaagcagTTGCCGCCCTattcaag gttatttttctttagtcagaagcggcctgcagatgagctccccttggcgccccttaaggtgcTCAAGGCGAGCCCCAGCTCCTccacccactgggtggtggaggcccaagccgctatccaacacggcgcggcgtcggcgagggtcgacccaaaggagccggctgcccaaggaggggttgccgacGCCGAGGCGACCCCTACACGGacgagggagggagcgcctcTACCCCATGGGGGTGAGGCTCACAAGTCAGATGGGGCCGACGTGCCCTTGGTTGCTGAGGCCCCCAGGGTCTCCGAGGCTAAGGCGACGAAGGACAGGGCGCGtaagaccgccgagaccgcagtggccgcggtcgttgtttctgcgtcctccgaggccacgatggtggaggtTGGAGCCCCTAAGGCCACCAAGGCCATCGTAATGGCAGTGAGGCCGTCTGTCCAGGAGGCaaagatgaaggcggcggaggccttggaggcacccttggttcaggggtcgccgttgttgcgagagagcgcccgggaggcggaggtctatccgatctcctccgacgatacttcccgggcgcgggaggtggtcgacgctaaGGATGCCGGTGTCATGGAACAGCCGGTGCTGGTCTTGGATGAGGGGAACTCAGCCCTCGTGCGGGCACGACCCGAGcatcgcgggtgggatcacccgtgggtactgtggcggagccgggacgaccctaagggggagcctctgtttgccctcgaggacgcagccgagggcaGGTGCTGGGGCACctttgagcaataccgccagctggcggagtggTCTCTACGGATGGCcctatccgtggtggccgacgagttgcccggagtcgcccag ctggggggtgaagcttccagggcgaccgaggcttctcgggtcgaggcccagtgcttgaaggaggaggccgaggcttccagggccgaggccctgcgctggaaggagaaaaccGAGGCCtatcaggtcgagacccgacgctgggagcagaaggccaagggtgagttccgtgggtttccgctcctaacttag